The genomic region GTGCAATAGCGCTCGACCATCTGCGCGCAGAAGCCGGCGAACTCGTTGACGCCGAGCGGCGGGCTGGTGTGATGAGGTTCGAGACCGCGGTGTTCCGGCGTGAAGCAGAACGTCACGGTGACCTCGAACTCGGCCAGCGCGTCCATCTGGCGGTCGAACCAGTCCAACGCGTTGGGGCGGAAGCTGTCGGCCCATGACAGGCCGGTCCGCAAATGCCTCACGCCGAAGCGGCGCATCCAGCGCACGGCGTCATCAAGACGATGGTCCTCGAAGTGAAACCACTGGCACAGGCCCATGTCGGCGGCATATTGCCCGAACAGCTCCGCGGCGGCTTTCGGCGTTCCATCCTCGCGCAGCAGGCCCATGTGGAAATGCCGGTAGTAGGAGGACCCCTCCGCCTCCTTGTGCCGGGTGGTCGCCTCCCAGGCCGAAGGGAGATCGTAGAGGCTGTACCAATGGATGCGCGGCGCGCGGCCGATCAGAAGATCGGCGGTGCGCGACAGGCCCCACGCCTGCACCTCCTCGGCGCCGAACGAGGAGACGCCGACCTCGGTCACCCAGACCGGAAGCGAGGTGACGGCCCTGATCTCCTCGATCTTGGCCGGCCATTCTCCGATCTGCCATAAATTCCAGTCGAGCGGAAAGCCGTGCACGGCGACGGCGTCTACGTGATCGAGCACGCCGCGCGCCTGCATGTTGCGCATGAAGGACGGGTCGATCGGCGAGATGCCGCCGAGCACGCGCGGCAAGGTCGGATGCGCGCTGCGAATGGCCTTCCCGGCCGCGAGCGCCAAATTTGCAAACATCGCCCAGTCCGGGTCGATCAGGAGGTCCCAATGCGACTTGTTGTTGGGCTCGTTCCAGATCTTGGCCGCCTCGATCATCGAACCGCCTCCCGTGACGGATAGACCGGCCCGTCAGCCTGCGGCCGCGCCGTGCGCCTGCACAGATAGACTTCCTCTTCCGGATGGGCCGCGATGGCAAAGCCGGCGCTACGCAGCATGGCCTCGACGCACGCGCGATTGGGCACCCACCAATTGGTGGGGTCGTCGGCATATTTGTGCTCGATGAAGTGCAGCTTCGGGTAGCCGGAGGAATCGAACTGGTCGGTGGTCCAGAAGTCGTAGTCCTTCTCGATCGCATCGACCCGGCTGTCGCCGCGCTGCATCGACTGGAACAGCAGGAGATCGCCGGCGACGTGCTCATGGATCAGGTCCAGCGCCAGCAGCGGGTGTCGCAGATGGTAGAGCACGCCCATGAAGATCACGAGGTCGAATTTTTCGCGGAGCTGCCCGACATCATAGGCCGACATCTTGCGGAATTCGATCCTGAGCCCGTTCACCTCGGCCGCGAAGCGGGCCTGGGCCAGATATTCCTCGTCGGTGTCGAGGCCGAGCACACGCTCGGCGCCGCGCCGTTTCATCTCCATGGCGTAGAAGCCGGCATTGCAGCCGATATCGAGCACGGTCTTGCCTTCGAGCCGGTCCGGGATGATGCCGGAGAAGCGCTGCCACTTCACATTGGGATAGTCGCCGAGAAAGTGCGACGGTGCGGTCGGCACGCCCTTGAGGTCGAGATTGTGAAACCATGGCCCCAGCGCATCGATGCGCTGGCGGATTTCCTCGCGGGAGAGGGCGCCTCCGGTCATGCAATCGCTCCGTTGTTCACGGTGACCGGGCGGGCCCCGTCCGATGAGGCGCGGGCCCGCAACTTGGAACGGCCCTCGGCGCTCTCGGCGAGCAGGGCCATCGCCGTGCGATAGCCGTCGATGGTGCCGACATCGACGTAGGACTCGCCGGCCTTGACGCCGATGCCGTTGCCGCCGGCCGAAAGATAGGCATTGACCAGCGTCCCGAAATATTCGTCGCGGCGTTCGCGTGCGTGCCATAGCGACTGGAGCTGGCGGAAGCCGTGCGCCGACATCTTGAAAGCGCCCCAGATCCAGCGCGAGGCTGCATTCGCCTGCTTGACCTGGATCTCCGTCACCTGCTCGCCGTCCAGCACCACCGCATCGAAGAATTCGGGATGCTCGACCGGGAACAGCAGGAACGAGAGATCGGCGTCGGGCAGCGACTGCAGGGCCGCCTTGGGAAACCAGACCGTGTCGGGCAGGCCGACCATGACATCCTCGTGCTGCCCGACGACGGTCCTTGCCCTGAACACGGCGTCGCACAGGCCGGAGGCTTCGGGCTGCACCACATAGGCGAGCTCGGCGCTGCCGTAATGGTCGCCGAAATATTCGAGGATGTCGGACTTGCCGGGCGAGATCACGAAGCAGATCTTGTCGGCACCGCCGAGGATGAGGCGCTCCAGCAGATATTCGGAGACGGCGCAGGGGCGGTCCGTACCGTCGTCGCGCCGGCTGCCGACCGGCAATAATTCCTTCGAGAACGCAAGCGGCTGGATACGGCTGCCGCGGCCCGCGGCCGGAACGATGCCCCACATGATCAGGCCTCCTCGATTTGTTGCCGGCTGATGCGGCTCGACGTTATCTGCTCGAGCATCGAGATCAGTTCACGCGCCCGCTTGTCCGATGTGTGCTGGTCCATGGTGCGGTCATAGGCGCGCCGGGCAAGGCGCCTGAGCTCGGCATCCGGCATCGCCAGCGCGGCGAGCGCGTCGTGCTCGTCGCGTACGATCAGGATCTCCTCTCCGGGCGCGAAGAAGTCAGCTATTCCGGGCCAGTCGTCGCTCAGCAGCGGGACACCGCAGGCCGCGGCCTCGAACAGCCGGCCGGACGGGCACCAGCCCATCTCCGCCATGGCCCGCCGGGTGACGTTGAGGGTCAGCCGCGATGAGGCAAAGAACGGCGCATGCTCGGACGGCGGCAGGTGCCGCACGAAATAGATGTTGGGCGACCACGGGAAATCGTCCGGATATTGGGCGCCGCCGATCAGGAAGCGGAGATCCTGGCGCGCCCGCGCGGGCGCGACGAAAAGTGCCGCGAGCGTGCGCTGGCGATCTTCGGAGTAGGTGCCGAGATAGGACAAATCGGCTCGATAATGCGGCTGCGGCGTGACCGGATGGTGGATATCTGTGTCGACATGCCCATAAAGCGCCCGGGTGTCCCCCGCTCCGAGCCGATTGCGGAATTCATCCTCAACATGAGGTCCGCCGGTAAAGCTGAGCACCAGCTCAAAATCCCGCAGGCCGCGCGGGCCGATATAGGGGACGGATTCGCCGGCGATGAGCTTTGCCAGCGTGACCGGCGTATCGAGGTCGTAGAACACGGGAACAGCACGAGCTTCGGAGAGGATCAGCTCGGTCGCGGCAATCGCATCGGGACAATAGGAGGTCACGATCGCGACGTCGGCGTCACGGATCTCGGCGCTTGCCGCCTGCCGCACATCGTCCCAGTTCGCGAACAGCCGGAGCGCGCCGCCCGGCAGTTCGTGGAGATCCCGGGCACCGGCATAATAGGGAACGTCGCGCTCGAAGAACACGATACTGTGTCCCGAACGCGCGAGATGCTTGCAGAGGCCGCGCCACAAGGTGGCGTGACCGTTGCCCCAGGACGAGGAGATTGTCAGGCCGAAGATGACGATCTTCACGCCGGCACCCGCTGGTTGATCCCGGTGATCTTCATGCCGCTTCTGTCGGCGCGGAGCGTGCTGATGCTGGCAGGATCGATCTCGATCGAGAGAAACTGGTCGAGCGGCGTGCGCGAATAGTGCAGGAGCGCGGCGCGGATCGGCTCGGCGTGGCTGACGAGGACGACGGCGTCGAGATTGCGATCGCTACGCAGCTGCTCCAGATGAGCGACCACGCGGCGCTGAAGCGACCGCATGCTCTCGCCACCGGGCGGGCGGCTCGTGCCGCGTCGCCCATTCCAGCGCGACCATCGAGGATCCGGCGCCAGGTCGTCCAACGATCGTCCGGTCCATTCGCCATAGTCGAGCTCGTCGAGGGCGGGGACGATCTCCACCGGCAGCCTGAAATGCGCGGCGAGGATGCAGGCCGACTGCATGCAGCGCCGTTGCGGGCTGGACTGAATGAGCGATGGCCGCCGCGCGATGGTGCCGGCACAGAGAGCCATCTCCTCACAGCCGAGATCGTCGAGCTCGACGCCTTTCATCCGGCCGCACAGGATGCGGCCGAGCAGGGCATGATGACCGTGCCGGACGAGATGGATGATCCTGGCCATCACGCAAATGCCTTGTCGTCGATGAAGGCGCGTGTCCGCCGTCCGGCCTCTTCGTCGGTGAACTGCTGCGGCGGTGATTTCATGAAATAGCTGGAAGGGCCGGTGAGCGCTCCGGCCTGGCCGCGGTCCATGGCGAGCTTGGCACAACGCACCGCGTCGATCACGACGCCTGCCGAATTCGGGGAGTCCCAGACCTCGAGCTTGACCTCGGCGCTCAGGGGAACACCGCCGAACGTCGTTCCCTCCAGGCGGATGAAGGCGAGCTTGCGATCGGTGAGCCACGGCACGTGGTCGCTCGGTCCGACATGGATGTTGTCGGGGTCCATAGGGACGTCGAACTGGCTGGTCACGGCCTGGGTCTTGGAGATCTTCTTCGAGGCGAGCCGCTCCCGCTCGAGCATGTTCTTGAAGTCGGTGTTGCCGCCGACATTGAGCTGATAGGTGCGGTCGAGCCGAACGCCGCGGTCACGGAACAGATTGGCGAGCACGCGATGCAGGATGGTGGCACCAACCTGGCTCTTGATGTCGTCGCCGACGATCGGCAGGCCGGCCTCCTCGAAGCGGCGCCGCCACTCGGGATTGGAGGCGATGAAGACCGGAATGCAATTGACGTAGCCGCAGCCGGCCTCGATAGCGCGCGCCGCATACCACTCGCTGGCGCGCTGCGAGCCGACCGGAAGATAGGATACCAGAACGTCGGTGCGGGACATCGCCAGCACTTCGGACACGTCGGCCTCCGGCACCTCCGCAATCGGAACATCGTCGGTAAGATAATGGCCGATGCCATCCAGGACAGGACCGCGCTGCACGATCACGCCTGTCGGCGCGACGTCGGAGAAGCGGTGCGTGTTGTTCGGCGCCGCGAAGATCGCATCGGCGACGTCGCGGCCGACCTTGTTGGCGTTGACGTCGAAGGCCGACGCGATCTGGATATCGCTGATATGGTAACCGCCGAGGTCCGCATTCATCAGTCCCGGCACCGGCTCGTTCGACTTGGCGTTCCGATAGTAGGTGAGGCCCTGAACGAAGGAGCTCGCGCAATTGCCGACGCCGACGAGTCCGACGCGCACGCGGCGCCTGTCTTGAAGACGAGAATGCATGGAATGAAGCCCTCCGGAAACACGCGGCGTCGGTGCGAGAGTCGGTGTAAGTACGTCGGCGAACGTGCGGAAGGTATGTTCGTTCCTGGAAAGGAGATGCGGGCGGCACGCCTTGGCCGATTCATCGCGACAAAATGCGACGAGCTTAACATGGGATAGATTCCCGAACCGCCAGCCGGGAACGAACGGCTTTCATGATGAAGATGAAGAAGATGATGCTCGCCGCGCGCGACCGCTTCGTATCTGCGCGAAAGAACAAATCATTCCGGCCGGCGTTTCTCGGCCATGGTTCGATGCGTTGCCGGGCTCATCGCCCGGCCAGTCAGCGAGGTGTGACATGACGTCGAAGGCGCAAAGCAGCGAAGCCCACGAGACCACCGATCATAACGTCATCCGGAAATGGGCCGAAGAGCGCGGCGGGAAACCCGCGACCGTGAAGGCGACGGAGGAGGATGGTCACGCCGGAATCCTGCGCATCGATTTCGATCCGCCGGACGAAGCGCTGGACCGCATCAGCTGGGACGAGTTCTTCGAAAAGTTCGATGAGGCCGGCATTGCGTTTCTGCACCAGGACCGGACCAAGGACGGCAAGCTCAGCCGCTTCGACAAATTCGTGCGACACTAGCGACGGCGCGAGATGGCTGGCAGCTGGGCCGAGGCGATCAGGGCGGGCGATTTCACGCGCGCCTGGATGATCAACGATCGCGATCTGCTGGAGAGCGCGCATCCGCCCAAGCACACCGGCCCGCGCCATCTGCAGCGGATCTGGCGCGGCGAGGACCTCAAGGATAAGCACGTGCTGGTGCGCTGCTATCACGGACTCGGCGACACCATCCAGTTCCTGCGCTTTATGAGCCCGCTTCGCAAGATTGCGCGCAGCGTGACCCTGTGGTGTCAACCCGGGCTGCTGCCGCTGGTCGCGGGCGCTGCGGGCGTCGATCGTGCGATCCCGCTGCATGATGGCGCGCCCGAGATCGCTTTCGAGGTCGACATCGAGATCATGGAGGTGCCGCACGCCATCCGAGCGCGCCGGGATCAGGTCGAGATGCGCGGTCCTTACCTGGCGCTGCCGCCAATTGCCGTTCCGCCGCCCCGAAGAGAACAAGGGCTGGCCGTCGGCCTGGTCTGGAAGGTCGGTGAGTGGGATAAGCGGCGGGAGGTTCCGGCCGTCTTGTTGCGCGATCTCGCGGGAGACGGCGTCACGCTGTATTCGCTCCAGCGCGGCGCCAGCACCGAAGAGCTCGCGGCGATGGGAGCGCGGGACGTCAGCACGCCCGACATCATAGCTCTCGGCCATCGCCTGCGGCAGCTCGATCTCATCGTCTGTGTCGACACCATGGTCGCACACCTTGTGGGTGCGCTCGGATGCGAGGCCTGGGTCTTGCTGCATGCCGATTGCGACTGGCGCTGGCCTCCATCCGGCGCGCGCTCGTTCTGGTATCCGAGCCTGCGCCTGTTTCACCAAAGACGGCCGGGCGATTGGGGCCATGTTGTCACCGAAATCCGCAACGCGCTGCGGGCGCGCCTCGAAGCAGATCGAGCCACTGCGGCGATATGATTTCCAGACCATTATTCCCAAGACATTGCTAAGGAACGAGCGTCGCCCACGCGGTTTGGAGCAACATCCTCGCGACGGAAACACGCTCATGCAAAGTTCTGACGCCGGTGTGTCGACCTCCAGCCTGTCGCGGGTGACAGACAACGGCGCATGCGTGGTCCGGCAATGCATAGGCCCTGGCGTAGTCGCCGAGCCCGGTGCCGAACGGGCCGTGGCCTCCGTCCACCGTCACGACGTCGCCGCCGGACCGCAGATGGCTTCCAGGCCGGAACGAAGCTTCGAGACGGGGCGTTCCTGCGGGAAAACCTGAGGGCCAGACGTGCCGCGCTATCATTTTGATTTGGTGGATTCTAAAACCGTGGCAGACGAAGGAGGGGCCGAGTTGCCGGATGACATGCAGGCCCTGGATGTCGCCGAAGAAATTGCGCGGCGCCTGCTCGAGCAGCGTCCCGAGCTCAAGGGCCGCCACTTCTCGATCCTCGTCACGAACGATGATGGTGAGGAAATCGGCCGGGTGCCGTTGGACGTAGTGCACTGAAGCGATGATCTGACATGACGTTCAGGATTGGGGTGATCGCCGATACGCATGGACTGCTGAGGCCCGAGGCGGAGCGCTGCCTCGCCGGCGTCTCGCACATCATCCACGCCGGCGACATCGGCGCCCAGGCTGTGATGGACGGGCTTTGCCGCATCGCGCCCGTCACCGCGATCAGAGGAAATGTGGACCGGGGCGCGTGGGCCGAACGCTTTCCTGAAACGCAAACGCTGCGCCTCGGCGGCCGCAGCTTCTACGTCCTGCACGACCTCAACGAGCTGACGATCGATCCTGCCGAGCGCGGGATCGACGTCGTGGTCTCAGGGCATTCCCATCGCGTGCGGATCGAGACCACCAAAGGCGTGCTTTATCTGAACCCTGGCAGTGCGGGGAAGCGACGCTTCAAGCTGCCGATTACCCTGGCAACGCTCGAGCTCGATTCGGGCGGACCGCTGCGGCCCGTCATTCATGATCTCGACAGGATGTGACGACCACAGACCGCCAGCAGTCGCTGCCTAGTGCGTCTTCGATTTCTGCCAACGCTCCAGATCGACCGGCGGCCGTTTCGGATCGATCTGATCCTTCTCGGGATTGCCTTGCCATGGCTTGTTCGTTTGCCGGTGCGTCGGCATGTCCGTCTGCTGGCGCGGATCGTCAAGCGGTGTCTCTCGCGGATCGTTCTCAGTCGCCTTTGGCATATGTTTCCCTGTCGCGCTCGCACGAAGGCGTTGTGCCGCCGCCCTTTAAAATAACCCAGGCGACAGCAGAGTGTTCCTTGCGGCCATTGCTTAGGCTCGCACTGCGGCGACGATCGGCGCAGGAACGACCCCCTGCGCCAGCTCATTGCTCCATTTCGCGACTGCGAACACCGACACAGGAGCAGGACATGTCAAAAATGCCTCCCGCCCCGAAGAACAGCGGAGCAACAAGGGACCCGGTTCCGATCCTGCCGTCGAGGCGACAGAACGGAGCCGGGCTGCGAGAACTTCGACACCCGGGGCCGCCACGGCAACATCAAGCAGAACACGACCAATCAGGGCTACCAGCAGGATCGATGATGCGCGACCTAAGCAGATGTAGTGAGAGACGTTCGATGAGCAGGACGGGTCTCGTGCTGATCGCCGTGCTGGCGGCCGCCTGTCGTGGCAACGCGCGCCTTGGGCAGCTTCAAGCATCGCAAGCGAAAAGGCGATCGCAAGCGCACCATGAACGTTGCCGTCTTTCCCATGAAGGTGCACGGGCGGGAGCGCTGGTGGCCCGAGAAGGGAGAGCGGGACGCCAGCTGGGTCTCGCCCAAGACGGCGGCGCGCCTGGTGCACAAGGCGCAGCTCCGGCGCCTGATCGCCCGCTTCGCGGCGCAAACGTGCGCGAGGCATTCTCGCAGTTGAGCCGGTGAGGTTCGGGCTATGGCAACTGATCACTTCCCTTGCGGCCATCCTTCGAGACGCCCGCTTGAGGCGGGCTCCTCAGGATGAGGACGGAGTGAGCGGCTGCAGTTCAAAGGGCAGTGACGCTGATTAGCCTCATCCTGAGGAGGCGCGTAAGCGCCGTCTCGAAGGACGAGGCGTGCGCGCTGGCCGCCCCGACAAGTCAAATGCGATAGCTCTGCCGATGAGGGATGGTTCAGCTTTAGGAACGCCTCGCGAGCCCGATCATTCAAACTTGATGGACCAACAAAGGACAGGGCTCATATCCGAGGAGCGGCCGCCTCATGAAATCCTGGCAGCGGCGATCGAGCGACGCCGCGCGGTCCTGTTCGTGGGCGCCGGCGTCTCGATGGCGGTCGGCTTGCCGTCCTGGCAATCGCTGATCGATCATCTCTTGGACGATCTCGGCCTCGAACCCAATGTCATCGACGGAATGCACGGCGGCTATCAGATGCTCGCGGAATATTACCGGATCAAGCGCGGCGGAATCGGTCCGCTGCGCAGCTGGCTCGACCGCAATTGGCGTGTCGATCCCGAGAAGATCGCCGCTTCAGAGCTGCACCGGATGATCGTCGAGCTGGATTTTCCGGTCATCTACACCACCAATTACGACCGCAACCTCGAAACCGCGTTCGACGTGCTGAAAAAGCCCTTTGCGAAGATCAGCAACGCGAAGGAGATCGCGAGCGCTCGTGCCGGTGTCACCCACATCATCAAGTTTCACGGCGACTTTGACGACGATGCCTCGCTCGTTCTGACCGAGACCGACTTTCTCAACCGGCTCGCCTTCAATTCCCCGCTCGACATCCAGTTTCGCGCCGATGCGCTGGGAAGCACGCTGCTTTTCGTCGGATACAGCATGTCCGATCCGAACATCCGGCTGCTGCTGCACCGGATCTGGCAGATCTGGGACGAGTCCGGGCACAGCCAGGACCGGCCGAGATCTTTCGTGTACGTCGCGCAGCGCAATCCGGTGCAGGAGGCCGTGCTGGCGAACTGGGGCATTACCACCATCGCCCCGCCCGACGATATGGCTGCCGATGACGGTCTCACGCGGCTGCTGCGCGACATTCGCGAGCGGCTCGGCGGCAAGACAGCGAGCAGCTCGGGTCCCGACACCGAGCGACATCGCTAAAGCATGATCCGGAAAAGTGCGGAGCGGTTTTCCGGAAAGATCATGCGCACGCAAAAATCGGAAGCGCGATGACGATTCGTCCAAATCGCATCGCGCTTTAGGGCCGCCGCACGCTGCAGATCTCGTTCGGGTCTGGCGTGAGGCTTGCGGCATATTGCATGTCCAGAAAGCCGGCACGCCAGCGC from Bradyrhizobium sp. CB1015 harbors:
- a CDS encoding beta-xylosidase; the encoded protein is MIEAAKIWNEPNNKSHWDLLIDPDWAMFANLALAAGKAIRSAHPTLPRVLGGISPIDPSFMRNMQARGVLDHVDAVAVHGFPLDWNLWQIGEWPAKIEEIRAVTSLPVWVTEVGVSSFGAEEVQAWGLSRTADLLIGRAPRIHWYSLYDLPSAWEATTRHKEAEGSSYYRHFHMGLLREDGTPKAAAELFGQYAADMGLCQWFHFEDHRLDDAVRWMRRFGVRHLRTGLSWADSFRPNALDWFDRQMDALAEFEVTVTFCFTPEHRGLEPHHTSPPLGVNEFAGFCAQMVERYCTKTGLASSIGASPPIREPTCVP
- a CDS encoding TIGR04290 family methyltransferase; this encodes MTGGALSREEIRQRIDALGPWFHNLDLKGVPTAPSHFLGDYPNVKWQRFSGIIPDRLEGKTVLDIGCNAGFYAMEMKRRGAERVLGLDTDEEYLAQARFAAEVNGLRIEFRKMSAYDVGQLREKFDLVIFMGVLYHLRHPLLALDLIHEHVAGDLLLFQSMQRGDSRVDAIEKDYDFWTTDQFDSSGYPKLHFIEHKYADDPTNWWVPNRACVEAMLRSAGFAIAAHPEEEVYLCRRTARPQADGPVYPSREAVR
- a CDS encoding nucleotidyltransferase family protein, whose translation is MWGIVPAAGRGSRIQPLAFSKELLPVGSRRDDGTDRPCAVSEYLLERLILGGADKICFVISPGKSDILEYFGDHYGSAELAYVVQPEASGLCDAVFRARTVVGQHEDVMVGLPDTVWFPKAALQSLPDADLSFLLFPVEHPEFFDAVVLDGEQVTEIQVKQANAASRWIWGAFKMSAHGFRQLQSLWHARERRDEYFGTLVNAYLSAGGNGIGVKAGESYVDVGTIDGYRTAMALLAESAEGRSKLRARASSDGARPVTVNNGAIA
- a CDS encoding glycosyltransferase, producing the protein MKIVIFGLTISSSWGNGHATLWRGLCKHLARSGHSIVFFERDVPYYAGARDLHELPGGALRLFANWDDVRQAASAEIRDADVAIVTSYCPDAIAATELILSEARAVPVFYDLDTPVTLAKLIAGESVPYIGPRGLRDFELVLSFTGGPHVEDEFRNRLGAGDTRALYGHVDTDIHHPVTPQPHYRADLSYLGTYSEDRQRTLAALFVAPARARQDLRFLIGGAQYPDDFPWSPNIYFVRHLPPSEHAPFFASSRLTLNVTRRAMAEMGWCPSGRLFEAAACGVPLLSDDWPGIADFFAPGEEILIVRDEHDALAALAMPDAELRRLARRAYDRTMDQHTSDKRARELISMLEQITSSRISRQQIEEA
- a CDS encoding histidine phosphatase family protein: MARIIHLVRHGHHALLGRILCGRMKGVELDDLGCEEMALCAGTIARRPSLIQSSPQRRCMQSACILAAHFRLPVEIVPALDELDYGEWTGRSLDDLAPDPRWSRWNGRRGTSRPPGGESMRSLQRRVVAHLEQLRSDRNLDAVVLVSHAEPIRAALLHYSRTPLDQFLSIEIDPASISTLRADRSGMKITGINQRVPA
- a CDS encoding inositol-3-phosphate synthase; this encodes MHSRLQDRRRVRVGLVGVGNCASSFVQGLTYYRNAKSNEPVPGLMNADLGGYHISDIQIASAFDVNANKVGRDVADAIFAAPNNTHRFSDVAPTGVIVQRGPVLDGIGHYLTDDVPIAEVPEADVSEVLAMSRTDVLVSYLPVGSQRASEWYAARAIEAGCGYVNCIPVFIASNPEWRRRFEEAGLPIVGDDIKSQVGATILHRVLANLFRDRGVRLDRTYQLNVGGNTDFKNMLERERLASKKISKTQAVTSQFDVPMDPDNIHVGPSDHVPWLTDRKLAFIRLEGTTFGGVPLSAEVKLEVWDSPNSAGVVIDAVRCAKLAMDRGQAGALTGPSSYFMKSPPQQFTDEEAGRRTRAFIDDKAFA
- a CDS encoding DUF6894 family protein; this translates as MPRYHFDLVDSKTVADEGGAELPDDMQALDVAEEIARRLLEQRPELKGRHFSILVTNDDGEEIGRVPLDVVH
- a CDS encoding metallophosphoesterase family protein, whose protein sequence is MTFRIGVIADTHGLLRPEAERCLAGVSHIIHAGDIGAQAVMDGLCRIAPVTAIRGNVDRGAWAERFPETQTLRLGGRSFYVLHDLNELTIDPAERGIDVVVSGHSHRVRIETTKGVLYLNPGSAGKRRFKLPITLATLELDSGGPLRPVIHDLDRM
- a CDS encoding SIR2 family protein is translated as MDQQRTGLISEERPPHEILAAAIERRRAVLFVGAGVSMAVGLPSWQSLIDHLLDDLGLEPNVIDGMHGGYQMLAEYYRIKRGGIGPLRSWLDRNWRVDPEKIAASELHRMIVELDFPVIYTTNYDRNLETAFDVLKKPFAKISNAKEIASARAGVTHIIKFHGDFDDDASLVLTETDFLNRLAFNSPLDIQFRADALGSTLLFVGYSMSDPNIRLLLHRIWQIWDESGHSQDRPRSFVYVAQRNPVQEAVLANWGITTIAPPDDMAADDGLTRLLRDIRERLGGKTASSSGPDTERHR